From the Desulfosarcina sp. BuS5 genome, one window contains:
- a CDS encoding ABC transporter ATP-binding protein, giving the protein MTPIFFNNLSKSFSYGFRGRQKVLKSISLEVEQGEVFGFLGPNGAGKSTAINTTLGFIKPDNGEVLINEISSRETSARKYIGYLPEHPVFYEHLKACELLEFSGLASGMQKQELKTRIDPILEKMELLPFKNRLVKTFSKGMKQRIGLAMAMIADPPILILDEPMSGLDPMGRKLVTDLILELKAAGKTIFFSTHILNDVEVLCDRIAVLHKGSILYSGSTRDFISESGNLEDAFMELVKKDLAVGG; this is encoded by the coding sequence ATGACCCCAATCTTTTTCAATAATTTAAGCAAAAGTTTTTCATACGGTTTCCGTGGCCGCCAAAAGGTTTTAAAATCAATCTCGCTTGAAGTTGAGCAAGGCGAGGTCTTCGGTTTCCTGGGCCCCAACGGCGCCGGTAAAAGCACGGCCATAAACACGACCCTTGGTTTTATCAAGCCTGATAACGGCGAAGTTTTAATTAATGAAATTTCATCAAGGGAGACATCTGCCAGAAAATATATCGGATACCTCCCGGAGCATCCTGTTTTTTATGAACACCTGAAAGCCTGCGAACTTCTTGAATTCAGCGGGCTCGCCTCCGGTATGCAAAAACAGGAATTAAAAACAAGAATTGATCCGATTCTTGAAAAAATGGAACTGCTCCCTTTTAAAAACAGGCTGGTCAAGACATTCTCAAAAGGGATGAAACAAAGGATCGGGCTGGCTATGGCCATGATTGCCGACCCTCCCATCCTGATTTTGGATGAACCGATGTCCGGGCTTGATCCCATGGGCAGAAAACTTGTCACCGACCTTATCCTGGAGCTGAAAGCGGCCGGAAAAACCATATTCTTTTCCACCCATATCCTGAATGATGTGGAAGTGTTGTGCGACCGAATTGCAGTGCTTCATAAAGGTTCAATTCTCTATTCCGGTTCAACCCGTGATTTTATTTCAGAGAGCGGTAATCTGGAAGATGCTTTTATGGAACTTGTTAAAAAGGATTTAGCTGTTGGCGGTTAG
- a CDS encoding four helix bundle protein, whose amino-acid sequence MKDFKKLKVWEKAHHLTLQVYRITKNFPSDERFGLTVQLRRAAASVPTNIAEGCGRDSELELARFMSIAAGSASEVEYQLLLACALSYIQNETYRELNQQVNEVKRMLNSFIQKLTANS is encoded by the coding sequence ATGAAAGATTTTAAAAAACTTAAAGTATGGGAGAAAGCCCATCATCTTACACTACAGGTCTATAGAATTACAAAGAATTTTCCTTCTGATGAACGTTTTGGGCTTACGGTTCAGCTACGCAGGGCTGCGGCATCCGTTCCAACGAACATCGCTGAAGGTTGCGGACGAGATAGTGAGCTAGAACTTGCCAGATTTATGAGCATCGCTGCCGGATCTGCAAGCGAGGTGGAATACCAGCTACTTCTCGCTTGCGCTCTCAGTTATATACAGAATGAAACATATAGAGAACTTAATCAACAAGTCAATGAGGTAAAGAGAATGTTGAACAGTTTCATCCAAAAGCTAACAGCTAACAGCTAA
- a CDS encoding ABC transporter permease yields MKNNNIWLIAKITFKEGIRSKILYGIALLSGLLFISNLFITQLFALEIGKVAVDVGFSVLSLAGLSIIFFLGIGLLSRDLHQKNICMIICHPISRFKYVVGKFSGLALFLVIAVGILGVFAILSLWLGTNGAGGMETLRNFSWSMLCCSIFFNLLSLLMILATGFLFTAVTTSVYLSMLLTFFVYIIGNTLDTIIKVLLKGEFVQVNLLVLKGLKLVSWILPNLSAFDLKTSLAYGLPQDPVYLCWLTGYGILYTCVVLSAATIILHFKDIS; encoded by the coding sequence ATGAAAAACAACAACATTTGGCTTATTGCAAAAATCACTTTTAAAGAAGGCATCAGGAGCAAGATATTATACGGCATCGCTCTTTTATCAGGACTTCTTTTTATATCCAACCTGTTCATTACCCAGCTTTTTGCCCTTGAAATCGGAAAAGTGGCAGTTGATGTCGGTTTTTCGGTTCTTTCCCTGGCAGGTCTTTCTATAATTTTTTTCCTGGGAATAGGACTTTTAAGCCGTGATTTACACCAGAAAAATATATGCATGATAATTTGTCATCCGATTTCCCGCTTTAAATATGTAGTCGGCAAATTTTCAGGTTTGGCCCTTTTTCTGGTGATTGCGGTGGGCATCCTGGGAGTTTTTGCAATCCTTTCATTATGGCTTGGCACTAACGGCGCAGGGGGAATGGAAACTCTGCGCAATTTTTCATGGAGTATGTTGTGTTGTTCCATTTTTTTTAATTTGCTTTCCCTTTTAATGATCCTTGCTACCGGCTTTCTTTTTACAGCAGTAACAACCAGTGTTTATTTATCAATGCTCCTGACATTTTTTGTTTATATTATCGGAAATACTCTCGACACCATTATAAAGGTATTACTCAAGGGCGAGTTTGTTCAGGTAAACCTGCTGGTTTTAAAAGGACTGAAACTTGTTTCATGGATTTTGCCGAATCTTTCCGCCTTTGATCTCAAAACAAGTCTGGCATATGGGCTGCCACAGGATCCGGTTTATCTTTGCTGGTTGACCGGTTACGGCATTTTATATACCTGTGTTGTACTCTCTGCCGCAACGATAATTTTGCATTTTAAGGATATAAGTTGA